In Malus sylvestris chromosome 16, drMalSylv7.2, whole genome shotgun sequence, the following are encoded in one genomic region:
- the LOC126606427 gene encoding uncharacterized protein LOC126606427 isoform X5, protein MKHMDTLNEFPFTFTQEATVQVCEKQETRCSVLEKRGVHQMGMWLYECCCGDSVISFDCLRLNSSWDLSNTFCPCTEPSVMISECLTSWKEYYEWRSIPLHSPVALLLHWPLTIYYATQVAGLGSWTSGISEKLYIHYLGPEKELLQLSLFSELHALFPNRNVHLELIGPLIPQHRDGEMITLSDYAHCIDRDCICKSSSKTVSGDVHTSEPSAVTLQLRSGFYHDRYMDITKDSSPHLVIAPNAGIAAYSSWLPTIELIKDMNIPAVFSDYCKEACHLGARCISSITGRPLNIPIQLNPFRQPMVVEDSVLVLPCYSNCFLYGMSNWWV, encoded by the exons ATGAAGCATATGGACACCTTGAATGAGTTTCCATTCACTTTTACTCAAGAAGCTACGGTTCAG GTGTGTGAAAAGCAGGAGACGAGGTGTTCAGTCTTGGAAAAAAGAGGGGTCCATCAAATGGGAATGTGGTTGTATGAATGTTGTTGCGGGGATTCAGTTATTTCGTTTGATTGTTTAAG GTTGAATAGTTCTTGGGATCTCTCGAATACCTTTTGCCCTTGTACTG AACCTTCAGTTATGATATCAGAGTGTTTAACCAGTTGGAAGGAGTACTATGAGTGGAGGTCCATCCCGCTGCATTCACCTGTTGCATTGCTTCTCCATTGG CCTCTTACAATTTACTACGCCACTCAAGTAGCTGGTTTGGGAAGCTGGACTTCTGGAATCAGCGAGAAATTGTACATACATTATCTTG GCCCTGAGAAAGAGCTTCTTCAGCTTTCTCTCTTCTCAGAGTTGCATGCGCTTTTCCCTAACAGGAACGTGCATTTAGAGCTTATTGGGCCTTTGATTCCACAGCATAG AGATGGCGAGATGATCACATTGTCTGATTATGCACATTGCATTGATAGAGATTGCATTTGTAAATCCTCAAGTAAGACTGTCAGCGGGGATGTACATACTAGTGAACCTTCAGCAGTAACATTGCAACTTAGAAGCGGCTTTTATCATGACCGTTACATGGATATAACTAAG GATTCATCACCTCACTTAGTCATTGCTCCAAATGCAGGAATTGCGGCCTATTCAAGCTGGTTACCGACTATT GAGCTAATAAAGGATATGAACATCCCAGCAGTTTTTTCCGATTACTGCAAAGAAGCTTGTCATCTTGGAGCTCGTTGCATAAGCAGCATAACTGGCCGTCCTCTCAATATCCCT ATTCAGTTAAATCCGTTTAGGCAGCCGATGGTGGTGGAAGACAGTGTTCTTGTTCTTCCTTGCTACTCGAATTGCTTCCTCTACGGGATGTCAAATTGGTGGGTCTAA
- the LOC126606294 gene encoding metalloendoproteinase 2-MMP-like produces the protein MKRFQFPLHLFAIALCLSSLSQTSARFFPNISSIPSYLVPNATIPGAWDAFKHFGNCHAGEKVDGLSKLKKYFNRFGYIPNLPTTNLTDDFDGDLEAALKTYQKNFNLNVTGELDGPTLEHLVKPRCGNADIVNGTTTMNSGKPASYNSTKFHSVSHYSFFPGTPVWPQNRRDLTYAFLPENELSDEVKTVFVGAFQRWSAATPLTFQETTSFYSADIKIGFFVGDHGDGEPFDGVLGTLAHAFSPPSGRFHLDGDENWVITGDISKFSVESAVDLESVAVHEIGHLLGLGHSSVEDAIMYPTISSRTKKVELASDDVLGIQTLYGANPNYDGTTTSAPSTQARDTSAAGDHLGSTPTPRLWALRVVLAVGSLLLLF, from the coding sequence ATGAAGAGGTTTCAGTTTCCACTCCACCTTTTTGCCATTGCTCTCTGCCTCTCATCGCTTTCACAGACCTCAGCTCGCTTCTTCCCCAACATCTCCTCCATACCGTCCTACCTCGTCCCAAACGCCACCATTCCTGGCGCTTGGGACGCCTTCAAACACTTCGGCAACTGCCACGCCGGCGAAAAAGTCGACGGCCTCAGCAAGCTCAAAAAATACTTCAACCGTTTCGGTTACATTCCAAATTTACCTACAACCAACCTCACCGATGACTTCGACGGAGACCTTGAAGCCGCCCTCAAAACCTACCAAAAGAACTTCAACCTCAATGTCACCGGCGAGCTCGACGGGCCCACCCTCGAACACCTCGTCAAACCCCGATGCGGCAACGCCGACATAGTCAACGGCACCACCACTATGAACTCCGGAAAACCGGCGTCGTATAACTCCACCAAGTTCCACAGCGTCTCTCACTACTCTTTCTTCCCCGGCACCCCCGTCTGGCCGCAGAACCGCCGCGACCTGACCTATGCTTTCTTGCCGGAGAACGAGCTCTCCGACGAGGTAAAAACCGTGTTCGTCGGCGCCTTCCAGCGGTGGTCGGCGGCGACACCATTAACTTTCCAAGAAACTACCTCCTTCTACTCGGCGGACATCAAGATCGGATTCTTCGTCGGAGACCACGGCGACGGCGAGCCATTCGACGGGGTTTTGGGGACTCTTGCACACGCGTTCTCCCCGCCGAGCGGTAGGTTCCACCTGGACGGCGATGAGAACTGGGTGATCACCGGTGACATCAGCAAGTTCTCCGTGGAGTCAGCCGTGGACCTTGAGTCCGTGGCGGTGCACGAGATAGGGCATCTGCTGGGGTTGGGGCACTCGTCGGTGGAGGATGCGATTATGTACCCGACGATCTCGTCGCGTACGAAGAAGGTGGAGCTTGCCAGTGACGACGTTTTGGGGATCCAGACGCTATACGGCGCCAATCCCAATTACGACGGTACGACTACATCCGCGCCGTCCACTCAGGCGAGGGACACGTCTGCTGCTGGGGACCACCTCGGTTCTACTCCTACTCCGCGGTTGTGGGCCCTCCGTGTCGTGTTAGCAGTTGGATCTCTGTTACtattgttttag
- the LOC126606427 gene encoding uncharacterized protein LOC126606427 isoform X1, with amino-acid sequence MECAGKGLGTRCTGPPTRRCARCGAVAYCAVAHQIAHWPEHKEECGRLEQHMKHMDTLNEFPFTFTQEATVQVCEKQETRCSVLEKRGVHQMGMWLYECCCGDSVISFDCLRLNSSWDLSNTFCPCTEPSVMISECLTSWKEYYEWRSIPLHSPVALLLHWPLTIYYATQVAGLGSWTSGISEKLYIHYLGPEKELLQLSLFSELHALFPNRNVHLELIGPLIPQHRDGEMITLSDYAHCIDRDCICKSSSKTVSGDVHTSEPSAVTLQLRSGFYHDRYMDITKDSSPHLVIAPNAGIAAYSSWLPTIELIKDMNIPAVFSDYCKEACHLGARCISSITGRPLNIPIQLNPFRQPMVVEDSVLVLPCYSNCFLYGMSNWWV; translated from the exons ATGGAGTGTGCCGGGAAGGGACTGGGTACTCGGTGCACGGGCCCACCCACCAGACGATGTGCTCGCTGTGGAGCCGTCGCTTACTGCGCCGTAGCTCACCAG ATTGCGCATTGGCCTGAGCACAAAGAAGAGTGCGGAAGGTTAGAACAACATATGAAGCATATGGACACCTTGAATGAGTTTCCATTCACTTTTACTCAAGAAGCTACGGTTCAG GTGTGTGAAAAGCAGGAGACGAGGTGTTCAGTCTTGGAAAAAAGAGGGGTCCATCAAATGGGAATGTGGTTGTATGAATGTTGTTGCGGGGATTCAGTTATTTCGTTTGATTGTTTAAG GTTGAATAGTTCTTGGGATCTCTCGAATACCTTTTGCCCTTGTACTG AACCTTCAGTTATGATATCAGAGTGTTTAACCAGTTGGAAGGAGTACTATGAGTGGAGGTCCATCCCGCTGCATTCACCTGTTGCATTGCTTCTCCATTGG CCTCTTACAATTTACTACGCCACTCAAGTAGCTGGTTTGGGAAGCTGGACTTCTGGAATCAGCGAGAAATTGTACATACATTATCTTG GCCCTGAGAAAGAGCTTCTTCAGCTTTCTCTCTTCTCAGAGTTGCATGCGCTTTTCCCTAACAGGAACGTGCATTTAGAGCTTATTGGGCCTTTGATTCCACAGCATAG AGATGGCGAGATGATCACATTGTCTGATTATGCACATTGCATTGATAGAGATTGCATTTGTAAATCCTCAAGTAAGACTGTCAGCGGGGATGTACATACTAGTGAACCTTCAGCAGTAACATTGCAACTTAGAAGCGGCTTTTATCATGACCGTTACATGGATATAACTAAG GATTCATCACCTCACTTAGTCATTGCTCCAAATGCAGGAATTGCGGCCTATTCAAGCTGGTTACCGACTATT GAGCTAATAAAGGATATGAACATCCCAGCAGTTTTTTCCGATTACTGCAAAGAAGCTTGTCATCTTGGAGCTCGTTGCATAAGCAGCATAACTGGCCGTCCTCTCAATATCCCT ATTCAGTTAAATCCGTTTAGGCAGCCGATGGTGGTGGAAGACAGTGTTCTTGTTCTTCCTTGCTACTCGAATTGCTTCCTCTACGGGATGTCAAATTGGTGGGTCTAA
- the LOC126608499 gene encoding uncharacterized protein LOC126608499 yields MPQQWAISTSRLSSSPLFSASSSSSSMSTCSSITSTPTARLDLQVDFPSQSACIPHSGSFGDAHCNSTPDSGNRSTGKPGSKFTKLVYALHPESLTRIMYDLDDPPARNVQQSKSLQEPTDPVPLIYVWQRLDAVLVFFIIPFAMFYYEGDQDKSVGKLEDINDFGGFSETQSRRLWRG; encoded by the exons ATGCCGCAGCAATGGGCGATTTCAACCTCGCGCTTGTCATCGTCGCCATTGTTCTCTGCATCATCGTCTTCGTCTTCAATGTCTACCTGCTCGTCAATTACCAGCACCCCGACAGCCAGGTTGGACCTACAAGTGGACTTCCCCTCACAATCCGCCTGCATCCCACACTCGGGCTCCTTTGGCGATGCCCATTGTAACTCCACTCCCGATTCGGGCAACCGATCAACGGGCAAACCCGGATCCAAGTTCACAAAACTCGTGTACGCGCTGCATCCCGAGTCTCTGACCCGGATCATGTACGACTTAGACGACCCGCCCGCCCGAAACGTGCAGCAGAGCAAATCCTTGCAAGAGCCCACCGATCCGGTGCCGTTGATTTACGTGTGGCAGAGGCTCGACGCCGTGCTCGTGTTCTTCATCATCCCCTTCGCTATGTTCTACTACGAAGGAGACCAGGACAA GAGTGTTGGAAAACTGGAGGATATCAATGATTTTGGTGGATTCTCCGAAACGCAGAGCCGACGGTTATGGAGGGGGTGA
- the LOC126606427 gene encoding uncharacterized protein LOC126606427 isoform X3, whose product MECAGKGLGTRCTGPPTRRCARCGAVAYCAVAHQIAHWPEHKEECGRLEQHMKHMDTLNEFPFTFTQEATVQVCEKQETRCSVLEKRGVHQMGMWLYECCCGDSVISFDCLRLNSSWDLSNTFCPCTEPSVMISECLTSWKEYYEWRSIPLHSPVALLLHWPLTIYYATQVAGLGSWTSGISEKLYIHYLGPEKELLQLSLFSELHALFPNRNVHLELIGPLIPQHRDCICKSSSKTVSGDVHTSEPSAVTLQLRSGFYHDRYMDITKDSSPHLVIAPNAGIAAYSSWLPTIELIKDMNIPAVFSDYCKEACHLGARCISSITGRPLNIPIQLNPFRQPMVVEDSVLVLPCYSNCFLYGMSNWWV is encoded by the exons ATGGAGTGTGCCGGGAAGGGACTGGGTACTCGGTGCACGGGCCCACCCACCAGACGATGTGCTCGCTGTGGAGCCGTCGCTTACTGCGCCGTAGCTCACCAG ATTGCGCATTGGCCTGAGCACAAAGAAGAGTGCGGAAGGTTAGAACAACATATGAAGCATATGGACACCTTGAATGAGTTTCCATTCACTTTTACTCAAGAAGCTACGGTTCAG GTGTGTGAAAAGCAGGAGACGAGGTGTTCAGTCTTGGAAAAAAGAGGGGTCCATCAAATGGGAATGTGGTTGTATGAATGTTGTTGCGGGGATTCAGTTATTTCGTTTGATTGTTTAAG GTTGAATAGTTCTTGGGATCTCTCGAATACCTTTTGCCCTTGTACTG AACCTTCAGTTATGATATCAGAGTGTTTAACCAGTTGGAAGGAGTACTATGAGTGGAGGTCCATCCCGCTGCATTCACCTGTTGCATTGCTTCTCCATTGG CCTCTTACAATTTACTACGCCACTCAAGTAGCTGGTTTGGGAAGCTGGACTTCTGGAATCAGCGAGAAATTGTACATACATTATCTTG GCCCTGAGAAAGAGCTTCTTCAGCTTTCTCTCTTCTCAGAGTTGCATGCGCTTTTCCCTAACAGGAACGTGCATTTAGAGCTTATTGGGCCTTTGATTCCACAGCATAG AGATTGCATTTGTAAATCCTCAAGTAAGACTGTCAGCGGGGATGTACATACTAGTGAACCTTCAGCAGTAACATTGCAACTTAGAAGCGGCTTTTATCATGACCGTTACATGGATATAACTAAG GATTCATCACCTCACTTAGTCATTGCTCCAAATGCAGGAATTGCGGCCTATTCAAGCTGGTTACCGACTATT GAGCTAATAAAGGATATGAACATCCCAGCAGTTTTTTCCGATTACTGCAAAGAAGCTTGTCATCTTGGAGCTCGTTGCATAAGCAGCATAACTGGCCGTCCTCTCAATATCCCT ATTCAGTTAAATCCGTTTAGGCAGCCGATGGTGGTGGAAGACAGTGTTCTTGTTCTTCCTTGCTACTCGAATTGCTTCCTCTACGGGATGTCAAATTGGTGGGTCTAA
- the LOC126606427 gene encoding uncharacterized protein LOC126606427 isoform X2 has product MECAGKGLGTRCTGPPTRRCARCGAVAYCAVAHQIAHWPEHKEECGRLEQHMKHMDTLNEFPFTFTQEATVQVCEKQETRCSVLEKRGVHQMGMWLYECCCGDSVISFDCLRLNSSWDLSNTFCPCTVMISECLTSWKEYYEWRSIPLHSPVALLLHWPLTIYYATQVAGLGSWTSGISEKLYIHYLGPEKELLQLSLFSELHALFPNRNVHLELIGPLIPQHRDGEMITLSDYAHCIDRDCICKSSSKTVSGDVHTSEPSAVTLQLRSGFYHDRYMDITKDSSPHLVIAPNAGIAAYSSWLPTIELIKDMNIPAVFSDYCKEACHLGARCISSITGRPLNIPIQLNPFRQPMVVEDSVLVLPCYSNCFLYGMSNWWV; this is encoded by the exons ATGGAGTGTGCCGGGAAGGGACTGGGTACTCGGTGCACGGGCCCACCCACCAGACGATGTGCTCGCTGTGGAGCCGTCGCTTACTGCGCCGTAGCTCACCAG ATTGCGCATTGGCCTGAGCACAAAGAAGAGTGCGGAAGGTTAGAACAACATATGAAGCATATGGACACCTTGAATGAGTTTCCATTCACTTTTACTCAAGAAGCTACGGTTCAG GTGTGTGAAAAGCAGGAGACGAGGTGTTCAGTCTTGGAAAAAAGAGGGGTCCATCAAATGGGAATGTGGTTGTATGAATGTTGTTGCGGGGATTCAGTTATTTCGTTTGATTGTTTAAG GTTGAATAGTTCTTGGGATCTCTCGAATACCTTTTGCCCTTGTACTG TTATGATATCAGAGTGTTTAACCAGTTGGAAGGAGTACTATGAGTGGAGGTCCATCCCGCTGCATTCACCTGTTGCATTGCTTCTCCATTGG CCTCTTACAATTTACTACGCCACTCAAGTAGCTGGTTTGGGAAGCTGGACTTCTGGAATCAGCGAGAAATTGTACATACATTATCTTG GCCCTGAGAAAGAGCTTCTTCAGCTTTCTCTCTTCTCAGAGTTGCATGCGCTTTTCCCTAACAGGAACGTGCATTTAGAGCTTATTGGGCCTTTGATTCCACAGCATAG AGATGGCGAGATGATCACATTGTCTGATTATGCACATTGCATTGATAGAGATTGCATTTGTAAATCCTCAAGTAAGACTGTCAGCGGGGATGTACATACTAGTGAACCTTCAGCAGTAACATTGCAACTTAGAAGCGGCTTTTATCATGACCGTTACATGGATATAACTAAG GATTCATCACCTCACTTAGTCATTGCTCCAAATGCAGGAATTGCGGCCTATTCAAGCTGGTTACCGACTATT GAGCTAATAAAGGATATGAACATCCCAGCAGTTTTTTCCGATTACTGCAAAGAAGCTTGTCATCTTGGAGCTCGTTGCATAAGCAGCATAACTGGCCGTCCTCTCAATATCCCT ATTCAGTTAAATCCGTTTAGGCAGCCGATGGTGGTGGAAGACAGTGTTCTTGTTCTTCCTTGCTACTCGAATTGCTTCCTCTACGGGATGTCAAATTGGTGGGTCTAA
- the LOC126608068 gene encoding uncharacterized protein LOC126608068: protein MSPFSPTPRLLLLLLCFLGLVLGFGDALKVPLRIKDVLPVLPRQISWPVLNNFHSAVDLLPSFIGSVTPDNSSIQWDGACFSGNQARLEFTEGDRGKPDLGGGVLYLKTSEAHSWACMDLYVFATPYRITWDYYFSAREHTLKFDSWEEAAELEYVKQHGVSVFLMPSGMLGTMLSLIDVLPLFSNTAWGQSANLDFLKKHMGATFEKRSRPWQTTINPADVHTGDFLAVSKIRGRWGGFETLEKWVTGAFAGHTAVCLKDEMGNLWVGESGHENEKGEEIIAVIPWDEWWELTLKDSSNPQIALLPLHPEVRAKFNSTAAWEYVRSMSGKPYGYHNMIFSWIDTMADNFPPPLDTHLVVSVMSMWTRMQPAYAANMWNEALNKRLGTEGLDLYEILAEVESREMAFDHLLTIPEQDEWVYSDGKSTTCVAFILAMYKEAGIFGPISNSIQVTEFTIRDAYMLKIFEDNQTRLPSWCNGKDEKLPFCQILGEYRMELPLYNTLEPYANMNEHCPSLPPTYDRPTRC from the exons ATGTCTCCCTTCTCTCCCACACCACGGCTGCTGTTACTTCTGTTATGCTTTCTAGGGTTGGTATTAGGATTTGGGGACGCTCTGAAGGTGCCCCTTAGGATCAAGGACGTGCTTCCGGTTCTGCCGAGGCAGATATCGTGGCCGGTGCTTAACAATTTCCATAGTGCTGTGGATTTGTTGCCTTCTTTTATTGGGTCGGTGACTCCGGACAACAGCTCGATTCAATGGGATGGAGCTTGCTTTTCCGGTAACCAGGCCCGGCTCGAGTTCACCGAAGGCGATCGGGGCAAACCCGATTTGGGAGGCGGCGTTCTTTATCTAAAG ACTTCTGAGGCACACAGCTGGGCCTGTATGGatctttatgtttttgcaacACCATATCGGATTACATGGGATTACTACTTCTCTGCCCGAGAACATACGTTGAAATTCGACTCGTGGGAAGAGGCTGCAGAATTGGAATAT GTAAAGCAGCATGGGGTCTCCGTGTTTCTCATGCCATCAGGGATGCTGGGGACGATGCTGTCTTTAATAGATGTTTTGCCTCTGTTTTCCAACACTGCTTGGGGTCAAAGTGCAAACTTGGATTTTTTGAAGAAGCACATGGGTGCAACATTTGAAAAACGTTCTCGCCCATGGCAGACAACTATAAATCCTGCAGATGTTCATACTGGTGATTTTCTAGCAGTTTCAAAGATCCGTGGTAGATGGGGCGGTTTTGAGACATTGGAAAAATGGGTAACAGGAGCATTTGCTGGCCATACAGCAGTGTGCTTGAAGGATGAGATGGGCAACCTATGGGTTGGTGAATCAGGACACGAGAATGAAAAG GGTGAAGAAATTATAGCAGTGATTCCATGGGATGAGTGGTGGGAGTTGACACTCAAGGATAGCTCTAATCCACAAATAGCCTTGCTTCCCTTGCATCCAGAGGTGCGTGCAAAATTCAACTCTACTGCAGCATGGGAGTATGTTCGGAGCATGTCAGGGAAGCCATATGGTTATCACAACATGATATTTAGCTGGATTGACACCATGGCCGACAACTTTCCTCCTCCTCTTGATACTCACTTG GTTGTTTCAGTCATGTCTATGTGGACCAGAATGCAGCCTGCATATGCTGCAAATATGTGGAATGAGGCTCTCAACAAGCGGCTTGGTACAGAG GGTTTGGACCTGTATGAGATTCTAGCTGAGGTTGAAAGTCGCGAAATGGCCTTTGATCACTTGCTTACAATTCCTGAACAAGATGAATGGGTATATAGCGATGGAAAATCTACCACATGCGTTGCTTTTATTCTTGCAATGTATAAAGAAGCCGGGATTTTTGGACCTATTTCCAACTCTATTCAAGTTACTGAGTTCACT ATTCGTGATGCATACATGCTTAAGATTTTTGAGGATAACCAAACCCGCTTGCCAAGTTGGTGCAACGGTAAGGACGAAAAGCTCCCATTCTGCCAGATCCTTGGTGAATACCGGATGGAACTGCCTCTATATAACACATTAGAGCCGTACGCTAACATGAACGAGCACTGCCCCTCCCTACCTCCTACTTACGACAGACCCACTCGTTGCTAA
- the LOC126606427 gene encoding uncharacterized protein LOC126606427 isoform X4, with amino-acid sequence MECAGKGLGTRCTGPPTRRCARCGAVAYCAVAHQIAHWPEHKEECGRLEQHMKHMDTLNEFPFTFTQEATVQVCEKQETRCSVLEKRGVHQMGMWLYECCCGDSVISFDCLRLNSSWDLSNTFCPCTEPSVMISECLTSWKEYYEWRSIPLHSPVALLLHWPLTIYYATQVAGLGSWTSGISEKLYIHYLGPEKELLQLSLFSELHALFPNRNVHLELIGPLIPQHRDGEMITLSDYAHCIDRDCICKSSSKTVSGDVHTSEPSAVTLQLRSGFYHDRYMDITKDSSPHLVIAPNAGIAAYSSWLPTIELIKDMNIPAVFSDYCKEACHLGARCISSITGRPLNIPIAGCFK; translated from the exons ATGGAGTGTGCCGGGAAGGGACTGGGTACTCGGTGCACGGGCCCACCCACCAGACGATGTGCTCGCTGTGGAGCCGTCGCTTACTGCGCCGTAGCTCACCAG ATTGCGCATTGGCCTGAGCACAAAGAAGAGTGCGGAAGGTTAGAACAACATATGAAGCATATGGACACCTTGAATGAGTTTCCATTCACTTTTACTCAAGAAGCTACGGTTCAG GTGTGTGAAAAGCAGGAGACGAGGTGTTCAGTCTTGGAAAAAAGAGGGGTCCATCAAATGGGAATGTGGTTGTATGAATGTTGTTGCGGGGATTCAGTTATTTCGTTTGATTGTTTAAG GTTGAATAGTTCTTGGGATCTCTCGAATACCTTTTGCCCTTGTACTG AACCTTCAGTTATGATATCAGAGTGTTTAACCAGTTGGAAGGAGTACTATGAGTGGAGGTCCATCCCGCTGCATTCACCTGTTGCATTGCTTCTCCATTGG CCTCTTACAATTTACTACGCCACTCAAGTAGCTGGTTTGGGAAGCTGGACTTCTGGAATCAGCGAGAAATTGTACATACATTATCTTG GCCCTGAGAAAGAGCTTCTTCAGCTTTCTCTCTTCTCAGAGTTGCATGCGCTTTTCCCTAACAGGAACGTGCATTTAGAGCTTATTGGGCCTTTGATTCCACAGCATAG AGATGGCGAGATGATCACATTGTCTGATTATGCACATTGCATTGATAGAGATTGCATTTGTAAATCCTCAAGTAAGACTGTCAGCGGGGATGTACATACTAGTGAACCTTCAGCAGTAACATTGCAACTTAGAAGCGGCTTTTATCATGACCGTTACATGGATATAACTAAG GATTCATCACCTCACTTAGTCATTGCTCCAAATGCAGGAATTGCGGCCTATTCAAGCTGGTTACCGACTATT GAGCTAATAAAGGATATGAACATCCCAGCAGTTTTTTCCGATTACTGCAAAGAAGCTTGTCATCTTGGAGCTCGTTGCATAAGCAGCATAACTGGCCGTCCTCTCAATATCCCT ATCGCCGGCTGCTTCAAATGA